The nucleotide sequence AGGGTTATCATCGGCCGTTCGCTTTGCCCAAGCTGCCGTTAGGCCGTTCGTTTTGCCTTGACTTTAAATTATAAAAAACATATACTTAGACGTTAATTTATATCTAACCACCTGATCGGACGTCCAATGCGGCTACCTTCAGAGACCAAACAACAGCTTTTCATCAAGAACCTGTTCTCCGAGAACGGCCTATTGTTCTCGGGCACCGGGATATTCCTGGCGGTGGCCGGGACCCGGACCACGGAACAGGCCTTCTTTCTGGGCAGCATCTGCCTGGCGCTCATCCTGGTCAACAGCATCGCCTCCTCCATTGCCGGCGATATATTCCGTTACCGGATACCCCTGTGGGCCATGGCCCTGGCCTCGGCGGTGATGCTGGCGATCATCAGTTCCGCTTTTGCCGCCCGGCTGTCGCATCTTCCCGAACACACGGTGACCATCATGTATCTTCTGGCCGCCGGCCCGGTGGTGTTCTCCCGGGCCCAGGCCTTCTCCCACACCACCTCCCTGGGCCGGGCGGTATTCGACGCCTCCGGCCAGGGCGCCGGCATACTGCTGGTGATGCTGGCGGTGGCCTTCGTGCGGGAGCTGATCGGCAAAGGCTATCTGTCAGGCGGCCTGCTTTTCAGCCGCCCCCCCTGGCCCATGCTGGGCATGGCCTTCGGCGGGATGCTGTTTACCGCTCTGGCCATAGTGATCTACCGGATATCAGCCCCGGGAGGCCGAAAATGACAGCCCATATCGCCATCGCCTTCCTGTCCGGCCTGTTCCTGTATCAGCCCCTGATAAATTTCGGGTTGATCCCCTCCTCGGCCGAGGGCATGTCTGGCCAGCCCTATCGGGCACTGGGATACAGCCTGGCCGGGGGGATACTGATCGCCCTCTTCGGTTTCTCATCATGGATCCTGCATTACCTGGTGCTGGGCCCGCTGAAAGCCCTGCCCCTGGAGCTGCCCCTGCTGATGCTATTGATGTGGGGCTGGCACTATCTGATGCAGCGCACTTTCGGCAGTCGCTCCTTGGTCGGCCGCCACCTGCCGTTCTATTTTTTGAACATCGCCGTGCTGGGGTCCGGCCTGCTGCTGATACACTATACCCCGGACGGCATTCTGACCGCCCTGAGCCGCGTTATCGGCATCTCCCTGGGCTTCATGATATCCAACCTGCTGATATCTTTCTTCCGGGAAAAATCCGAACGGGGATCGTTCAGCCGGGCCCTTCGAGGGTGGCCGGCATACCTGCTGGTCTGCTCGGTGGTCTGGCTTTCATATCATGGGATATCTCTTTTATTTTAGGGAATTGATTCTGCCATGGCTACAAAATTTACCGATGGTTTTTTGAAACTTCTGCCCGGCCTGGACTGCGGGCTTTGCCGGCTGGAGGACGGCTGTCTGGGATATGCCCAAAGGCTGGCCCAGGGCGAGCCCGATATCAGCCGCTGCCTGCCCGGCGGCGAGAACCTCAAGGCCAAACTGGCCGAACTGCAGGCCGAGACGGTGATGCCCAGGTCCAGCGTGGCCCCGTTCGTCAACTGCCAGGGATCGGCCGAGAACGCCCGGAACCGTTTCAATTATTTCGGGGTGGACAGCTGCCGGGGGGCCATGCTGTTATATGGAGGGAACCGGGAGTGCATTTACGGCTGTCTGCGGCTGGGCGACTGCATCACGGCCTGCCCTTACGGGGCCATCAGCCTGACGCCCCAGGGACTGCCCAAGATCGACTACTCCAAATGCACCGGCTGCGGACGCTGCACCAACGCCTGCCCCAAGGGAATCCTGAAACTGGCCCCCAAGACCCAGCAGATATACCTGGCCTGCATCTGCCAGGCCAAATCGGAGGATCTTCCCGGCCAGTGCCGGCAGGGCTGCTCCACCTGCGGAAGCTGCTTGAAGGAATGTCCCTACGGGGCCATCGTCTGGGACGGCTCCCTGCCGAAAATAGATTATGACAAGTGCCGTTCCTGCTCCATCTGCGTTTACAAATGCCCCCAGAGATCATATCTGGACCGCATTCCCAACCGGCCCACCGCCTTCATCGGCCTGCAGTGCAACGGCTGTCAGCAGTGCAAATCGGTCTGCCCCACCGACTGCATCATCGGCAAGAAGGGCGAGCACCACAAGGTGATGCGCGGCCAGTGCATCGGCTGCGGACTGTGCTTTGAGGTCTGCCCCACCAAGGCCATCACCATGCTGGGGGCCCTGGGGCATGTTGACCTCACCCGTTTTTAAATTAAAAATGCAAAATGCAAAATTAAAAATAGCGGCCTTGACATATATCCTGCTGTTGGTTCTTATAACTGTTCCTGCAGGTCAGGCTCAAAGTATAGACCAGAGATTGTACGACCAGATCCATACCCGCTGGCAGCGGGATTGGCTGGACGACCCCATGCAGTTCTGCACCGATATCGGAGAGGCCGAAATGGGCATAGCCATCTGCGCCGGAGTGGGGCTGTTCGGCAGCC is from Candidatus Edwardsbacteria bacterium and encodes:
- a CDS encoding 4Fe-4S binding protein, which translates into the protein MATKFTDGFLKLLPGLDCGLCRLEDGCLGYAQRLAQGEPDISRCLPGGENLKAKLAELQAETVMPRSSVAPFVNCQGSAENARNRFNYFGVDSCRGAMLLYGGNRECIYGCLRLGDCITACPYGAISLTPQGLPKIDYSKCTGCGRCTNACPKGILKLAPKTQQIYLACICQAKSEDLPGQCRQGCSTCGSCLKECPYGAIVWDGSLPKIDYDKCRSCSICVYKCPQRSYLDRIPNRPTAFIGLQCNGCQQCKSVCPTDCIIGKKGEHHKVMRGQCIGCGLCFEVCPTKAITMLGALGHVDLTRF
- a CDS encoding Rnf-Nqr domain containing protein, coding for MRLPSETKQQLFIKNLFSENGLLFSGTGIFLAVAGTRTTEQAFFLGSICLALILVNSIASSIAGDIFRYRIPLWAMALASAVMLAIISSAFAARLSHLPEHTVTIMYLLAAGPVVFSRAQAFSHTTSLGRAVFDASGQGAGILLVMLAVAFVRELIGKGYLSGGLLFSRPPWPMLGMAFGGMLFTALAIVIYRISAPGGRK
- a CDS encoding Rnf-Nqr domain containing protein codes for the protein MTAHIAIAFLSGLFLYQPLINFGLIPSSAEGMSGQPYRALGYSLAGGILIALFGFSSWILHYLVLGPLKALPLELPLLMLLMWGWHYLMQRTFGSRSLVGRHLPFYFLNIAVLGSGLLLIHYTPDGILTALSRVIGISLGFMISNLLISFFREKSERGSFSRALRGWPAYLLVCSVVWLSYHGISLLF